One window of the Pedobacter ginsengisoli genome contains the following:
- a CDS encoding aryl-sulfate sulfotransferase: MLFIKRLIPVFLLFLLSACSNQCEQQITEIKLSAPDRNSLRVHADVELKTPLNVSIEYWIKGKEKKISRTPVSINKKHHRIVMTNLNPKQEYQYRVITQNSKCKAISKTYDFKTPDFPMWIQDFFKVYAPDPKVIPTSFKEGYMLIYRREIPGIIFIIDAKGAIKWYHQVDGTGFKTTHFTQNNTMLSILGNDEYPTSYGNEILEVSLNGDTLLHLKKGEKDFKQTIHHEIILNKQNQVVTLCVEQKIMDLSKYGGSKQDTVKSDGILVLDRNGKKVWSWKVFDELDPLKDKNLMRDKKDWMHANSLNFDKDGNYIISFYNNGQIWKLDSKTGKVIWKFGKDGDFKMPEGSTFDQGHSVHMNNQGNLMLFDNGTSKKLSRTLIFKLNETQKTAQLITETKLPQEIYNDRMGSSYLIADTTILQCTSKRHTVVLTNFKGTFLWMLKSSIMPYRVEFIPKEKLAPYIEN; this comes from the coding sequence ATGCTATTTATTAAGAGGCTGATTCCTGTATTCCTTTTATTTCTGTTAAGTGCCTGCTCTAACCAGTGCGAACAGCAAATTACAGAGATAAAACTCAGCGCTCCTGATAGAAATAGTTTAAGGGTCCATGCAGATGTTGAGCTCAAAACTCCTTTAAATGTTTCAATAGAATACTGGATAAAAGGAAAAGAAAAGAAAATATCAAGAACACCTGTTTCAATAAACAAAAAGCATCACCGAATAGTGATGACCAACTTAAATCCGAAACAAGAGTACCAGTACCGCGTAATTACGCAGAACAGCAAATGCAAAGCAATAAGCAAAACATACGACTTTAAAACACCGGATTTCCCAATGTGGATTCAGGACTTTTTTAAAGTTTACGCTCCGGACCCTAAAGTAATTCCGACCTCTTTTAAAGAAGGTTACATGCTCATCTACAGACGAGAAATACCGGGCATAATTTTCATCATAGATGCTAAAGGTGCAATAAAATGGTACCATCAGGTAGATGGAACAGGTTTTAAAACCACACACTTTACCCAAAACAATACCATGCTCTCAATACTTGGCAATGATGAATATCCAACAAGTTATGGCAATGAAATACTGGAAGTTTCCTTAAACGGTGATACACTGCTTCACCTAAAAAAAGGCGAAAAAGATTTTAAGCAAACCATACATCACGAAATTATATTAAACAAGCAAAATCAGGTAGTTACCCTTTGCGTTGAACAAAAAATAATGGACCTGAGCAAGTATGGTGGCAGCAAACAAGACACCGTAAAGAGCGATGGTATTCTGGTACTGGATAGAAATGGCAAAAAAGTATGGAGCTGGAAAGTATTTGATGAGCTTGACCCACTTAAAGACAAAAATTTAATGAGGGATAAAAAAGACTGGATGCATGCCAATAGCTTAAACTTCGATAAGGATGGCAATTACATCATCTCTTTTTACAATAACGGACAAATCTGGAAATTAGACTCAAAAACAGGCAAAGTGATCTGGAAATTTGGTAAAGATGGCGACTTTAAAATGCCTGAAGGAAGCACCTTTGACCAAGGCCACTCTGTCCATATGAATAATCAGGGTAATCTGATGCTGTTCGACAATGGCACCAGCAAAAAACTATCAAGAACACTAATATTTAAGCTAAATGAAACCCAAAAAACAGCGCAGCTAATAACTGAAACAAAACTCCCTCAGGAAATCTATAACGATCGTATGGGAAGCTCTTACCTGATAGCCGATACTACAATTCTGCAATGTACCTCAAAAAGACATACCGTAGTGCTTACCAATTTCAAAGGAACCTTTCTGTGGATGCTCAAAAGCAGTATTATGCCTTATCGTGTAGAGTTTATACCTAAAGAAAAGTTAGCGCCATATATAGAAAACTAA
- a CDS encoding RagB/SusD family nutrient uptake outer membrane protein: MKRTIILLSACLIGLASCKNTAEPNVYSILTEANAFQTKADAVAAVNGVYARLKQPSGISDSYQYYAGFQMAITDFTTDIGHSFQSGDISQLSDAQWSTNNKYLNFAYQHQYKLIADANNALANIPKIKTLTEAQTNQYFSEIKFLRALAYIDLTDEFGPVILITEEEMKNPDYTAKTPPASLETINTFLINDLETAAANLPVNYEGKAIYPTNDVGRVTKGAALSLLTKLYMREHQWQKALETIQKIEDLHQYELFPSYAGLFAESNKWCKESIFSALADALNDGTELMNHFGPLNNPVVTDRWQYYAVSWSFWNSYAPNDERREMFFYDYKGTDGLQYMQAPAGQTTPPAGKYYLPDVATKKYADPAGSKTYYDGHGIPILRYADIVLCKAEALNEVNGPTQASIDLINSVKARSKATLLGAPGTYTKETLRDKILQERGWEFFFECKRRADLIRMGKYQEVVNGYLKSIGKPASIDIAKHRYFPYPQTQVDLNSNLNNAGRL; encoded by the coding sequence ATGAAACGTACTATAATTTTATTATCAGCTTGTTTAATAGGTCTTGCTTCATGTAAAAACACTGCAGAACCTAATGTATACAGCATACTTACCGAAGCTAATGCTTTCCAAACTAAAGCAGATGCAGTGGCTGCTGTAAACGGGGTTTATGCCCGTTTAAAACAACCAAGCGGAATTAGTGACTCTTACCAATATTATGCGGGCTTCCAAATGGCCATCACAGACTTTACTACTGATATTGGTCACTCTTTTCAGTCTGGTGATATCTCACAACTTTCAGACGCGCAATGGTCTACCAATAACAAATACCTAAACTTTGCATACCAGCATCAATACAAACTAATTGCCGATGCAAATAATGCTTTAGCTAACATCCCTAAAATCAAAACGCTAACAGAAGCACAAACAAACCAGTATTTCTCAGAGATCAAATTTTTGAGAGCATTGGCTTATATTGACTTAACTGATGAATTTGGCCCTGTTATCCTGATTACAGAGGAAGAAATGAAAAATCCTGACTATACGGCAAAAACACCTCCTGCAAGTCTTGAAACCATTAATACTTTCTTAATTAATGATCTCGAAACAGCAGCAGCAAACCTGCCGGTAAACTACGAAGGAAAAGCAATTTACCCTACTAATGATGTTGGACGTGTTACTAAAGGCGCCGCACTTTCATTACTTACCAAACTATACATGCGCGAGCATCAGTGGCAAAAAGCTTTAGAAACTATTCAAAAAATAGAAGACTTGCATCAATATGAATTATTCCCATCTTATGCCGGCCTTTTTGCAGAAAGCAACAAATGGTGTAAAGAATCTATTTTCAGTGCATTGGCTGATGCTTTAAATGATGGAACAGAGCTAATGAACCACTTTGGGCCGTTAAACAACCCGGTTGTAACAGATCGCTGGCAATATTATGCTGTAAGCTGGAGCTTCTGGAACTCATACGCACCAAATGATGAGCGTCGTGAAATGTTCTTTTATGATTACAAAGGTACTGATGGCTTACAATACATGCAGGCCCCTGCCGGCCAAACTACACCACCGGCCGGTAAATATTACCTGCCAGATGTAGCTACCAAAAAATATGCAGATCCTGCCGGTTCTAAAACATATTACGATGGCCACGGCATTCCAATTCTTCGTTATGCAGATATTGTACTTTGCAAAGCAGAAGCATTAAACGAAGTAAACGGGCCTACCCAGGCTAGTATAGATTTGATTAATTCTGTAAAAGCACGCTCAAAAGCAACATTACTTGGTGCTCCGGGCACTTATACTAAAGAAACCCTTCGCGACAAAATTCTACAGGAACGTGGTTGGGAATTCTTCTTTGAATGCAAACGCAGAGCAGATTTAATCCGTATGGGTAAATACCAGGAAGTAGTTAACGGCTATTTAAAATCTATTGGAAAACCAGCTTCAATAGATATTGCCAAACATAGATATTTCCCTTATCCTCAAACTCAGGTTGATCTAAATTCGAACTTGAACAATGCAGGAAGACTTTAA
- a CDS encoding SusC/RagA family TonB-linked outer membrane protein: MRSKFLLFSLLITFLLSIEGYAQTGIKVNGKVSDAKGQGIPGVSVKVKGGKTGALTDASGSYTVTAPNAQSILQFSFIGFDPQEFTVGTKTEINVTLAETQNELEQVVVVGYGTSKKKDLTGAISSISKESLNLGGVTSNVAQAIQGRASGVQVSQASSAPGGSTLIRIRGGNSIKSTNEPLYVVDGFITDNGKDIAPSDIEDIQILKDASATAIYGSRGANGVVMITTKRGKAGKSVVELESYYGTQRIKEKPELMNATDYKAIANAKALEQGNPPEYTAADLASTTNTDWFSLATRNATVQSHNLSITGGNEDTRISISGNYFGQIGALKKTDFNRYSGRFNIDHKVGKRFTTGANVYAARSFSEFKTYDGNIVPSNVLYGILFSSPAIAPYNADGTYARRNGRDNPLAWLLEPTNDRYNNKMTANIFGELQIIDGLNLRVNAGTEFSATKEGTYLPTTLVSGEKVKGQASVNEVNATRNLIETYLNYKKVFNDIHSFTALAGFSYQFDQNERHYTQVQKFTTDKYLYNNLAAGSERIGAITNKEEEIRYSYFGRLNYALKDKYLATFTLRQDASSKFPSKNRVGYFPSGSLAWRVSDEDFMKNNKVFSNLKVRMGYGVTGNDRIANYIYLSTFGPTGVSLSEESDLYGGLIATRLPNPDLKWESNYQFDAGVDMGFLNDRINVTADYYHKTTTDLLLDIPVPQIFGFTVQTVNAGELQNQGVELSINTRNVETDNMTWNTTLNIAYNKQKATDLFGRPYIISQTSNPDGSVPAADFTKLVVGRELSELYGYVYDGVIKTGEVYAPQPLSKPGDPKYKDLNGDGAITADDRQILGNAYPHYVMGFNNSFTYKGFELGVFFQGAFGADLYNMNRLLLETYTGKDALQRWTPQNNNTDVPRNGYFTSKYGGYINSRFVENASYVKLKNLTIGYNIPTSKIGFLKGVSKAKIYFTAQDIFTITNYSGPDPEVSTNDAGNSNLRAGLDFNAYPAYRSFTLGLKLNF; encoded by the coding sequence ATGAGATCTAAATTTCTACTATTTTCACTATTAATAACATTTCTCCTCTCAATAGAGGGTTATGCCCAAACCGGGATTAAAGTAAACGGAAAAGTTTCGGATGCTAAGGGTCAAGGCATTCCGGGAGTTAGTGTTAAGGTAAAAGGGGGCAAAACAGGTGCGCTTACCGATGCTTCTGGCAGCTATACTGTTACCGCACCAAATGCACAAAGCATTCTGCAATTTTCATTTATCGGCTTTGATCCTCAGGAATTTACTGTTGGAACAAAAACAGAGATAAACGTTACTTTGGCCGAAACACAAAACGAGCTGGAACAGGTAGTTGTTGTGGGTTATGGTACATCTAAGAAGAAAGACCTTACCGGTGCAATCAGCTCTATTTCAAAAGAGAGCTTAAACCTTGGAGGCGTTACTTCAAACGTTGCACAAGCCATTCAGGGCCGTGCATCTGGTGTACAGGTTAGCCAAGCCAGTTCAGCTCCGGGTGGCTCTACGCTTATCCGTATCAGGGGTGGTAACTCTATTAAATCTACTAATGAGCCTTTATATGTAGTTGATGGTTTTATTACCGATAACGGTAAAGACATTGCGCCAAGTGATATTGAAGACATTCAAATTCTAAAAGATGCTTCCGCAACTGCCATCTATGGTTCAAGAGGAGCTAATGGTGTGGTAATGATTACCACTAAAAGAGGTAAAGCCGGTAAATCTGTAGTTGAATTAGAAAGCTATTATGGTACTCAAAGAATCAAAGAAAAACCAGAATTGATGAACGCCACCGATTACAAGGCAATTGCTAATGCTAAAGCTTTAGAGCAGGGTAATCCGCCTGAGTATACAGCTGCCGATCTGGCAAGTACAACCAATACCGATTGGTTTAGCCTTGCTACAAGAAACGCAACTGTACAGAGCCATAACCTAAGCATAACTGGTGGTAATGAGGATACAAGAATTTCAATTTCAGGAAACTACTTTGGACAGATTGGAGCACTAAAGAAAACAGATTTCAATCGTTACTCAGGTCGTTTCAACATCGATCATAAAGTTGGTAAGAGATTTACTACCGGAGCAAATGTTTATGCAGCCAGATCATTCTCAGAATTCAAAACTTACGACGGAAACATAGTACCTTCTAACGTCCTTTATGGCATCCTTTTTTCTTCTCCTGCTATTGCTCCTTACAATGCTGACGGAACATACGCACGCAGAAACGGAAGAGATAACCCATTGGCATGGTTACTTGAGCCAACAAATGATCGTTACAACAATAAAATGACAGCCAATATTTTTGGAGAACTTCAAATTATCGACGGTCTTAATTTACGTGTAAACGCAGGTACAGAGTTTTCAGCTACCAAGGAGGGAACTTACCTACCTACTACTCTTGTTTCAGGAGAAAAAGTTAAAGGACAAGCCTCAGTTAACGAAGTTAATGCAACGCGTAACCTAATTGAAACCTATCTTAATTACAAGAAGGTATTTAATGATATTCATTCGTTTACTGCTCTTGCAGGTTTTTCATATCAGTTTGATCAAAACGAAAGACATTACACTCAGGTACAAAAATTCACTACTGATAAATATCTTTACAACAATCTAGCTGCCGGTTCAGAAAGAATTGGGGCTATCACTAATAAAGAAGAAGAGATAAGATATTCTTATTTCGGTCGCTTAAACTATGCACTAAAAGATAAATACCTGGCTACTTTTACCTTACGTCAGGATGCTTCTTCAAAATTCCCATCAAAAAACCGTGTTGGTTATTTCCCTTCCGGATCATTGGCTTGGAGAGTTAGCGATGAAGACTTTATGAAAAACAATAAAGTGTTCTCTAACTTAAAAGTTAGAATGGGATATGGTGTAACCGGTAACGACAGGATTGCAAACTATATTTACTTAAGTACATTTGGGCCTACAGGCGTATCACTTAGCGAAGAAAGTGATCTGTATGGTGGTTTAATTGCTACGCGTTTACCAAATCCAGATTTAAAATGGGAAAGTAATTACCAGTTTGATGCCGGTGTTGATATGGGCTTCCTAAATGATCGCATTAATGTTACTGCAGATTATTATCATAAAACAACAACTGATTTGTTATTAGACATCCCTGTTCCTCAAATATTTGGTTTTACCGTTCAAACAGTAAATGCGGGTGAGCTGCAGAATCAAGGTGTGGAACTGTCAATAAATACCAGAAATGTTGAAACTGATAACATGACCTGGAACACCACCTTAAACATAGCTTATAACAAACAAAAAGCTACAGACTTATTTGGCAGACCTTATATCATTTCGCAAACATCCAATCCAGATGGTAGCGTTCCAGCGGCTGATTTTACAAAATTGGTAGTAGGAAGAGAATTGAGCGAATTGTATGGTTATGTTTATGATGGTGTTATTAAAACCGGCGAAGTTTATGCGCCACAACCACTTTCTAAACCAGGCGATCCTAAGTACAAAGATTTAAATGGAGATGGAGCAATCACAGCTGATGACCGTCAGATATTAGGAAATGCATATCCTCACTATGTAATGGGTTTCAACAACAGCTTTACCTACAAAGGATTTGAATTAGGCGTATTTTTTCAGGGCGCTTTTGGTGCCGACCTGTACAACATGAACCGTTTGTTATTAGAAACCTATACCGGTAAAGATGCATTACAGCGCTGGACACCTCAGAACAACAATACCGACGTTCCAAGAAATGGATATTTTACTTCAAAATATGGCGGTTATATCAACTCCAGATTTGTTGAAAATGCTTCGTATGTTAAGCTAAAAAACCTAACAATAGGTTACAATATTCCTACTTCAAAAATTGGATTCTTAAAAGGGGTAAGTAAGGCAAAAATCTATTTCACAGCTCAAGATATATTTACAATAACCAATTACTCTGGTCCGGATCCAGAGGTAAGTACTAATGATGCCGGTAACTCGAACTTAAGAGCAGGTCTTGATTTCAATGCTTATCCTGCTTACCGATCATTCACTCTTGGTCTTAAATTAAATTTCTAA
- the mazG gene encoding nucleoside triphosphate pyrophosphohydrolase, which produces MPNNIPPVTANDPASAFQRLLTVLDTLRTQCPWDKKQTMETLRHLTIEETYELSDAILEGDLDEVKKELGDVMMHLVFYARIASETNDFTIIDVLNGVCDKLISRHPHIYGDVEVQDENDVKRNWEQLKLKEGNKSVLAGVPAGLPSLVKASRIQEKARGVGFDWDNKEQVWEKVEEELQEFKDEYNVTNGAVVDIEKAESEFGDLLFSLINYARFININPENALEKTNKKFIKRFQYLESKAKENGKALNDMTLAEMDIYWNEAKTLK; this is translated from the coding sequence ATGCCTAATAATATTCCCCCTGTTACAGCAAACGATCCAGCTTCAGCATTTCAAAGATTACTAACTGTATTAGACACTTTAAGAACGCAATGTCCATGGGATAAAAAACAAACCATGGAAACCCTACGTCATTTAACCATCGAGGAAACTTATGAACTGTCTGACGCGATCCTTGAAGGAGACCTGGATGAGGTAAAAAAAGAACTGGGTGATGTAATGATGCACCTCGTTTTTTATGCGCGTATTGCCTCAGAGACTAATGATTTCACTATAATCGATGTACTTAATGGTGTATGCGACAAACTGATCAGCAGACATCCACACATCTATGGCGATGTTGAAGTACAGGATGAGAACGATGTAAAGCGCAACTGGGAACAGTTAAAACTTAAAGAAGGAAACAAATCAGTTTTAGCTGGAGTACCAGCAGGCCTGCCTTCTTTGGTAAAAGCAAGTCGTATTCAGGAAAAAGCAAGGGGTGTAGGCTTTGATTGGGACAATAAAGAACAGGTTTGGGAAAAGGTTGAAGAAGAATTACAGGAATTTAAAGATGAGTATAATGTTACCAATGGTGCAGTTGTTGATATAGAAAAAGCAGAAAGTGAATTTGGCGACCTCCTATTCTCATTAATTAATTACGCACGTTTCATTAATATCAATCCCGAAAATGCTTTAGAAAAAACCAATAAAAAATTCATTAAACGCTTTCAATATCTCGAAAGCAAAGCCAAAGAAAATGGCAAAGCCCTTAATGATATGACACTGGCAGAAATGGATATTTATTGGAATGAAGCCAAGACCTTAAAATAA
- a CDS encoding AI-2E family transporter → MRNIALPFYAKVALVLFAIICLGYLAILGQTLLAPLLTSFLLALLLLPFSSFLEQKWRFKRSLASIVSVVLMIAFISGILYFLANQLTDLWQDWPALKKQGETSFHDIQNWISNTFNINTKKQIDYLKDSTSAALSTSATVLGATLVTLSSTLLFLSFLLLFTFFILNYRKVLFTFLTSVFEEQHADKVGEIVRRIQYIIKKYITGLFLQMLIVTLLMIMVLWILNVKYAVLLGLITGIFNIIPYIGIFTALLISSLITFATAGAAKMLLVVIAFAGVHALDGNVLMPLVVGSKVKINALFAFIGIVVGEMIWGISGMFLCIPYMAMLKIIFDRVDSLKPWGVLLGGEEKPHKKRKIYRITKNIKLEEQE, encoded by the coding sequence ATGAGAAATATCGCGCTCCCCTTTTACGCTAAAGTGGCTTTGGTGCTATTTGCAATCATCTGTTTAGGGTATCTGGCCATTTTGGGGCAAACATTGCTTGCACCATTATTAACCTCATTCTTACTCGCATTATTATTATTGCCTTTTTCTAGTTTTCTGGAACAGAAATGGAGGTTTAAAAGGAGTCTGGCTTCAATTGTGTCCGTAGTACTCATGATTGCTTTTATATCGGGCATATTATATTTTCTTGCCAACCAGCTCACCGATCTTTGGCAAGACTGGCCTGCCCTTAAAAAGCAAGGTGAAACTTCATTCCACGACATCCAGAACTGGATTTCCAATACCTTTAACATCAATACAAAAAAACAAATAGACTATTTAAAAGATAGCACGAGCGCCGCACTTTCAACCAGTGCAACAGTTTTAGGGGCTACATTAGTTACCTTATCCTCTACGCTCCTTTTTCTATCTTTCCTACTCCTTTTCACTTTTTTCATATTAAACTATCGCAAAGTCCTTTTTACTTTTTTAACCTCAGTGTTCGAAGAACAACATGCCGATAAAGTAGGCGAAATTGTAAGGCGTATACAATATATTATCAAAAAATACATTACAGGACTGTTCTTGCAAATGCTTATTGTTACCTTATTGATGATCATGGTACTTTGGATATTAAATGTAAAATATGCTGTTTTGCTTGGTCTGATAACAGGCATTTTTAACATTATTCCATACATAGGTATTTTTACTGCTTTGCTTATCAGTTCACTCATCACTTTTGCTACGGCTGGTGCGGCAAAAATGCTCCTGGTAGTGATTGCATTTGCAGGTGTTCATGCACTCGATGGTAATGTATTAATGCCCCTGGTTGTAGGCTCAAAAGTAAAAATTAATGCTTTGTTTGCTTTTATAGGCATAGTAGTTGGCGAAATGATATGGGGCATATCAGGCATGTTCCTGTGTATCCCATACATGGCAATGCTAAAAATTATTTTCGATCGTGTAGACTCGTTAAAACCATGGGGAGTATTACTTGGAGGAGAAGAAAAACCACATAAAAAACGTAAAATTTATCGCATCACCAAAAATATTAAGCTCGAAGAACAAGAGTAA
- a CDS encoding aldo/keto reductase, whose protein sequence is MKKRKLGNSDLFVYPIAFGGNVFGWTANEKKSFEILDGFSDAGFNFIDTADVYSAWVPGNTGGESETIVGKWISQKNNRDKIVIATKVGAPMGPDKKGLSKKYIFQAVEDSLRRLKTDYIDLYQSHYDDPETPIQETLEAYNQLIKEGKVRWIGASNITPERLTESLEIAKKLNLPKYQTLQPEYNLYQREGYEKNFEQIVLDNDLGTINYYALASGFLTGKYRSEQDLNKSQRGGAVKNYLNERGFKILKALDDVSEQYSADQASIALAWLIARPSITAPIASVTSLDQLEDLKKAASLKLNVEDIAILDEASSWK, encoded by the coding sequence ATGAAAAAAAGAAAATTAGGAAACTCCGATTTGTTTGTTTACCCAATTGCCTTTGGGGGAAATGTATTTGGCTGGACTGCAAACGAGAAGAAATCATTCGAAATACTTGATGGTTTCAGTGATGCAGGCTTTAACTTTATTGATACAGCAGATGTTTACTCAGCCTGGGTACCCGGAAACACCGGTGGCGAGTCTGAAACCATTGTTGGAAAATGGATATCACAAAAAAACAACAGAGATAAAATTGTAATTGCCACAAAAGTTGGAGCCCCAATGGGGCCTGATAAAAAAGGTTTATCTAAAAAATATATTTTTCAGGCTGTAGAAGACTCTTTAAGAAGATTAAAAACAGATTATATAGACCTCTATCAGTCTCATTACGATGATCCGGAAACCCCAATTCAGGAAACTTTAGAAGCTTACAATCAACTCATAAAGGAAGGTAAGGTTAGGTGGATTGGCGCTTCTAACATAACACCAGAACGCTTAACAGAATCATTAGAAATAGCAAAGAAACTTAATTTACCCAAATACCAAACCCTACAACCAGAATATAACCTTTACCAACGTGAGGGTTACGAAAAAAACTTTGAACAAATTGTATTAGATAATGACCTTGGAACAATTAACTACTATGCCCTTGCTAGTGGTTTCTTAACCGGGAAGTACCGTTCAGAACAAGACCTCAACAAAAGTCAGCGGGGTGGAGCAGTTAAAAACTACCTCAACGAAAGAGGTTTTAAAATACTAAAAGCTCTTGATGATGTTTCGGAACAATACAGTGCAGATCAGGCAAGCATAGCGCTGGCCTGGCTGATTGCCCGTCCATCCATAACTGCGCCAATAGCGAGTGTTACCAGTTTAGATCAGCTAGAGGATTTAAAAAAAGCTGCATCTTTAAAATTGAATGTAGAAGATATTGCAATTCTGGACGAAGCCAGTTCCTGGAAATAA
- the mnmD gene encoding tRNA (5-methylaminomethyl-2-thiouridine)(34)-methyltransferase MnmD — protein MNKLIQTADGSNTLYNESIGENYHSKHGALQESKHVFIDAGLKHAIASFPGKEISILEVGFGTGLNFLLSIAHCTEHKIPLTYTGLEAFPLKIEELESTGYAAYVPDNVYNSLINNYGKALLQAVTLLPDQQLKIVQTYLHRFQTEQRFDLIYFDAFSVQHQPEMWTDEIIAHTCQFLNSGGIFVTYAITGKLKRALKSVGFTIEKLPGAPGKREMLRATKITEIK, from the coding sequence ATGAACAAACTTATCCAAACCGCCGATGGTTCAAATACTTTATACAATGAAAGTATTGGGGAAAATTACCATTCTAAACATGGAGCCTTGCAAGAAAGCAAACACGTATTTATTGATGCGGGTTTAAAACATGCAATTGCTAGTTTTCCAGGTAAAGAAATATCCATTTTAGAGGTCGGTTTTGGAACAGGACTTAATTTTTTATTGAGTATTGCCCATTGTACAGAACATAAAATTCCGCTTACCTATACAGGTTTAGAGGCTTTCCCGTTAAAGATTGAAGAATTAGAATCAACAGGCTATGCCGCATACGTACCTGATAATGTATACAATAGTCTGATTAATAATTATGGAAAAGCATTATTGCAAGCGGTAACCTTGCTTCCAGATCAGCAACTTAAAATTGTGCAAACCTATCTTCACAGGTTCCAGACCGAACAAAGATTTGACCTCATTTACTTTGATGCTTTTTCTGTGCAGCATCAGCCAGAAATGTGGACAGATGAAATCATTGCACATACTTGTCAGTTTCTAAATTCGGGGGGCATATTTGTAACTTATGCAATTACCGGAAAACTTAAACGTGCCCTTAAATCGGTAGGCTTTACCATAGAAAAGCTACCCGGAGCACCAGGAAAGCGGGAAATGTTGAGAGCTACCAAAATAACTGAAATCAAATAG
- a CDS encoding MmcQ/YjbR family DNA-binding protein: protein MDIETFRDYCLSLQGTTEGMKWDHLCFMIEEKIYVIMSLEEGRLSIKCDPDEFDMLVARPGIKQAYHMAKRQWISLESLEVLPDHELKSRVAESRTFVLRKLSKKVQEKYN, encoded by the coding sequence ATGGATATTGAAACTTTTAGAGATTACTGTTTGAGTTTGCAGGGAACTACGGAAGGGATGAAATGGGATCACCTTTGCTTCATGATAGAAGAAAAGATCTATGTGATTATGTCTCTGGAAGAAGGAAGACTGTCTATTAAATGTGATCCGGATGAGTTTGATATGCTTGTGGCCAGACCAGGCATTAAGCAGGCTTATCATATGGCCAAGCGCCAATGGATATCTTTAGAAAGTCTGGAGGTATTGCCAGATCATGAATTGAAGAGCAGAGTAGCAGAATCCCGAACCTTTGTACTAAGAAAACTTAGTAAAAAGGTTCAGGAAAAGTATAACTAA